The genomic interval TCGTGACAGGGATGGTGGTCTGCTTGTGTCTCGTTCTTTGGGTCCAAGCCGGAGATCTTAATCCGCCCGTGGGCCCGGTATCCCCCACGATGAAAACGCTCGAGCAGCTTTCGGCGGAGCACGCTCAGTTGGCGTCGGCCATCGCCGGAATCCCCGGCGGCGGAGGAGGAGGAGTGAAACAGGTTGTCCGGGGCGTCATCGAACTGGCCAGTGGCGCGGTCGAGGGCAGTGCCAACTTCACGCCGGAGATCATGCCCTCCAAAAGCATGGTCGTTCTCAGCGACGCCGTCGTTGTAAATATGTCAGACGCGAGGAACACGCTTGCGGGTCGCACCGCTGCTTGCCTCATGGATCTGACGGCTTCGTCGCTCACGATTCGCGTTGACGAAGTACCGTTGACCGGGATCCGCCGGGTGAGTTACCAGATCATCGAGTACAACTGAGCCGCGCGATCACCGGTTCCATTAAGGGAGCCGGTGACGGCAGGAGGTGAGATATGGTTCATCGTCTTGCAGCGGCGCTACTCTGTGCGGGCACCGTCTGTGTATTGGCCGCCGGGGAGTCCAACATCGATCCGAATCACCGATTTGCGTGGGCCGAGAACGTCGGTTGGCTTAACTGGCACGGGGCCAATTCGAACGTTCGGGTGCATCCCTCGTTCCTTTCGGGTTTCGTCTGGGCGGAAAACGTTGGCTGGATCAACCTGGGTAACGGTCGGCCGGCCAACGGCACGGCGTACGCCAACACCAACGGCGAGGATTGCGGCGTCAACATCGATGCGTTGACCGGCGACTTGTCGGGTCTGGGCTGGGGCGAGAACATCGGCTGGGTCAATTTCGATACCTGGGCCGCCCTCGGCACTTACGGCCGGCAGGCCCGCTTCGAATATGCCCCCGCGGGCAATTATTGGGCCGGGCGTTTCCGCGGCTACGCCTGGGGAGAAAACGTCGGATGGATCAACCTCGACGACTCCGTCGCTTACGTTTCGGTGGTCTCGCCCGACTGCCGCGATCCCTTCGCGGACGCGGATGGCGACGGGGACGTCGACCAGGCGGATTTCGCGATCATGCAGATCTGCGTCTCCGGGGATCTGACCCCGGCACTGGCCGGGTGCGTTTGCTTTGATCGGCCCGAGTGGGGCTTCCCCCTGGGTGACAACGACGTGGATGCGAACGACCTGGCCGCGTTCGAGGCCTGTGCCACGGGTCCGGGCCTTGTGGTGCCATCCGGCTGCGACGGCTGAGGGCGGGGTTGCGCGGGCGCGCCGATTTCGCGACCCTGGCTTGTGTCGCGGCCCCGGTTGTTGCCGTCGTCCCCCTGCGAATGAGGCCGAAGGACAACCGGCAAGGTCGGCTGATCAAGCTTCGAAGGAAAGCTGCGATGATGCGGCAAAGCAGGCGAGCTGCTAATCGGGCTGCTTGATCGGGTTATAGCGCCGAAGGTTCTCGGCGAATTCGGTGATCGTGTCGTCGGGCGTGGAGGCGCCGGCGGTGATGCCGGCGACCTTGCAGCCGGCGACCATTTCGGGTCTGAAGTCAGCCCAGGTTTCCAGATGATACGTTCGGACGCCTTCGCCTTGACAGAGCCGGGCCAGTTCGCAGGTGTTGGCCGAGGTCAGGCCGCCAAGCACGAACATGACGTCGACCTCGCGGGCGAGTTCGACGGCTGCCTCCTGGCGTCGAACGACCTCCAGACAGAGCGTGTTGACGACTCTGAGTTCCTGGAACGGCAGGGCGGCAATTGCTCCGATCATTCGGGCGACGTGCTCGGGGGCGTGAGTGGTCTGTGCGACAATGCCGAGCCGCGCCCGTGGCGGGATCTTGTTCGCCAGATCTTCCTCTTGCTCGACCACGATGACGTTGGGGGCGTAGCCGATAACCCCTTTGACCTCCGGGTGGTTGGCGTCGCCGATCATGACCACCTGATAGCCTTCCTCGTGCAGTTGTTTGACCACGGTCTGGGCGCGCTTGACGAGTCTGCACGTCGCATCGACGAGGTTGATGCCGCGCTGACGGGCCATTTCATAGATCTCCGGCCCGACGCCGTGCGAACGGATCAGCACGGTTGTACCGGCCTCCAGGTTGTCGAGGTGGGCGGACTGATTGAGGCCTTCCTGTTCAAGTCTTCGGACGACTTGGGGGTTGTGGATCACCGGGCCCAGGGCCGCGACGCGGCCAGGCGGATTGTCGCGTAAGGTTTGCTCGGCGAGCTCGATCGCCTGCTCGACGCCGAAGCAGAAACCGTGTTTTCTCGCGAGACGCACTTCCATAAGGGTTCCCGGCTTCGCTTTTTGAGCTACGCCGCGGCAAGCAGTGTTCCCGACTTCGCTCTGCGAGCTACGCCGTGGCAAGCGGGGTTCAGGCAAATGCCGACAATCCGTTCAAGTGTGACGCAGTCCTGCGTGCCCATGTGCCCGGACCATGCCGCGCAGTCAGTATATTTCAGCCTGCGCCGCGTTGCACGCGTGAAGGGCTGTCGGCGCGGACCCTCGCTGACCAAGCAGCTTCGCCATCCGGTCGGGGCCGTCGCTTACGCTGCGGGTTCTGAATCGGTCTTGCGGCAGCCCTGCCTGAATCGTCGCGCACCGCATTCTCGCTTGGTGCGGATGGCGACACAAAGAAGGCCGGATCCATCGGTTGATGGACCCGGCCTGTCGTTGGCGGCCGGCGGGTATTTAACCGCCGGGCGGTTGCCGTGGATTATCCCCGATTCACGGCGAGCCGCCTGTCACTTTTTGTCCCTGCACTTGTCTTTGCACTTGCCCTTGGACTTGTCCTCAGACTTGTCCTTGCATTTGCACTTGCAGTTGTCGCCGCATTTGCAGTCGTCGCCACACTTGCACTCATCGCCGCATTTGCAGTCGTTACCGCACTGGCAATTGTCGCCACATTTGCAGTTGTCGCCGCACTTGGTTTCGTACCTGTCGGTGCCGCAATTGTCACCGCAGCTCATGCCGGCGGCCGGCACTGGTGGGCCTGCCAGAAGCGGCCTGGCGGCAAAGGCAGCCAACACCAACGCACATACAGCCACAAGAGTAATCGCAAAATGTTTCATGTTCAGACTCCTGTCTTCCTGGAAGAGATCAATTCACATACTTGTGCTTGTCCAAAACCTGCCCTGGCCGTTCCGTCCATGCAGGACGGCCAGGCCCCGTCGATACACGAATGAAGCCCGTCAGGGGTTTTCCGGGCGCACAGTATTCCCAGGATGGCTTGCTCAGTTGAGCCAGACACAAAGAGAGGCTTGGCGGGTATTGCCGGACACGCTTCGACAAGAGCCGGCCCGGTTGGCTGTTAGCAACGACAAGCTCGGTTTGTCGTCGCCATCGGCACAGATCCAGGTGACGGCTGCGATGGATGGCTGATCGTTTACCGAAGGGGGGTTATTCGGTCGGTTGACCGGCTCGCGCGGCCCGTTTGGGCAGAAGGTGCAGGGGCATGACGGCTCCGTCGTCTCGGATGCCGTCCGGCAACACTGCGGCTTTGCCTCCCCCGCGCACGTGCCTTTGCAGCATGTCGTCGGCTGCTCCTCTGATCGGCAGACCGACTCGCACGCGCCCGCGAAGCAGACTCGTAGCGGTTGGGTGAGTAGCAAACCGATCATGGCAAGTCGCGTCAGCATGCAAAGGATTATACCGTCGGTAGCGGCCGGATCGTTCAAATACTTTGCAGAAATTTGACAGCAACCGCTCCGGTCGTGAAACCCTGTAAGGAAGCGATCATGCTTATATCAAGAGGGGTGTATCGTAAGTGAACAGCTTGTGCCGAAATCGGTGCGCCTAATCTTGCCCGAGGTCCCGAAGGCTGCTCGGGCGGGAAAAGGCAGAAGCTCGCGACTGCCGACATCGTGGGCACAGATCCGGGCGGGCACAACGGTGAACTTGTTCGTTACGGTCTTGGCCGCGGCGAGATCCCCACAAAGCCGGAAGCGCCGGTCCCACACCAACCGAGGACAGGGTCTTAATCGCTCACCCCGCACAGAGCGTATCGGCTTGCACACCCGGACCGGAGAGGCACCCGACAAATCGCGTGAAGTCATCCATGTCGACGTCGCCGTCGCCATCCAGGTCGGCTCCGGTGCAGGCGACGTCGGTTTGTGTGACCCCCGCTCCGCTGTAGCAAGCCTGAAAGACACCGAAATCCGTCTGGTCGACATCATGGTCGGTGTTAAAGTCACAGGGAGCAAACAGGGGCGGTGTGACCGTCAGATAGACGATGACCGTCTCAGTCGGGTTGGCGGCATTCGGCGCGCTGATGGTGATCGTGCCGGTGTATGAACCGACCGCAAGCGTCGACGTGTTGAAGAGAATACCGATGGGATCAACTTCCCCCGACGACGTACCGCTGTTGGGAGCGACCGACAGCCACGCGGCGTCGTCGCTGATCGTGTAAGGCATTACGCCGCCGCCGGCGTTACGGACGGTGAAGGTAGCGTCAGGCAGATTCTTTCCTCGCTCGACGCTACGGGTGAACGAGGCTGGGTTGCGCTCGATCTGCGGGGGCGGACCGCTGACGGCGTACTCCATGATGGTCATGCTCAGGTCGATGTCGGGTTGCGGGTTGCGGTTTGAGTAGGCGTGCCCGTAGGGGTAGGCGTCCGCCGGCTGATCGAACCGGTAAGCCTCGTAGCCGATCGCGTCGCCGCCGTACGGTGTGATCTCGATGTAGTATGTGTTGCCGGCCACGAGAGGCACCTCACCCGGCGCGTAGCCGATGCCGAGCATGGCGGCGCCGCCGGCCTGCCAGGCGCCGCGTCCGCGTTTCACCAAACCCACCAGCCCGCTGGGCGTGGGCGGGTTGCCCGTGGGTGGATTGGAGTAAACCTTAACCTCCGTCCGCATGTTCCACTGCAGGTCGCCGCCGTGAGAGATCCAGAGATCGACACCCGCCAGCGCTTCGCCGGTGGCCTTGAACGTCTGGCCCCATTGCCATTCCCACCACGCCGTTGAGCCCATTCCCCCGGTCGTCTTCATGTAGGGGATGACGGTGCCGTCGTTGTCGCTGAAAACGAGGATGCACAGGTCTTTGTTCAGCGGGTTTCCGTTGGGGTCAAACGCCTGGCCGCCGGCATAGCCGTCGCCGTTGTCGGTGCGCCAGTAGGGAGAAAAGGGTGTGCTTGCTTCTCCCGCGAGGCGGATGGCGTATCGCTCGCCCGGGACAGTCGGGAGTTGCCCGCTGAGGTAGCCGACCCACGACTCGCCGATGCTACTTCCCGAAGACTTGGTCACTCCCACCTGGGTCCAGGTTGTAACGTTGCCTCCGGTGTCCTTCAGCAGACTGACGTTGATCGTGCCCGTATCGCCGCTCGCACAGGAGTAGACGATCTTGTTGACCGACGTGCCCGTAGCGATGAAAGTCTGGTACCAGGGGGTTCCCCAGCCGCTCGGCCACTCGTTTTTGTAGTAGCAGGAGTAATCGAGGTTGAGTGAGGGATGAACCGTGACCGTCTGGCCGTTGATGATCTGTACATCTCGGACGACTTTAGCCCGGCCGAAGAATTCCGGCTGATTGACGTAGAGGGTGTAGTCGCCGGCGGGGTTCGTGAAAGTGTAGTTGCCGTGGTCCACGCGGTAGCTCAGCGGATCTGCGAACATCGACCAACTGGGGATCAAAAAGGCATTCCATTCGTGCAGGTTCGTGTACCAGATGCTTCTTCCTTTGATCTGCTCGAACCGGCACTGTCCGCTCACGGTTCCATCAGCGACGGCAACGGTCGCCGGCATGAGTAGGCCAACGCAGACAAGCCGCATCAACCCAGCATTCAGCCAACGAGGTGGCTGGCAGGTATTCATTATGACCCTCCTATCTGAACAGAACTCGCTCACCAACCCTCACTCACCCGGTTTCGCATCACGCAACGTTTGGGCCCTCGCTCAGTCCGCACAGGTGGTGTCCACCGGAATGTCCGGGCCGCCCATGCAGGCAAGGAATCTGGCGAAGTCCTCATAGTCGACATCCGTGTCCAGATCCAGCAGCGCCCCGGAGCAAGCCGGGTCCGTCTGATTCACGCCGGGCCCGGTGTAACAGCTCTGGAACACTCCGAAATCCTCCTGATCGACGTCGTGGTCAGTGTCGAAATCGCAAGGCGCAAATGGAGGAGCGGTCACCGACAGATTCACAACGACCGTTTGCGGTGTGTTGTCCGCCCCCGTGGCATTGATGGTGATCGTACCGCTATAGGAACCGATTGCCAGACCGGCCGTGCCGTAGAGTATACTGATCGTATCCGTCTCACCGGTTGACGAGCCGGCTGCGGGGTCGACCGACAACCAGCTCGCATTGTCGTTGATGGTGTAGTTCAGTGTGCCGCCTCCGCCATTAGCAATGGTGAAGGTGTCGTTCGGCAGGTTGTTCTTTCGTACGACCGACTTTGTCAGGAGGGCAGGATTTCGACTGATATGGGGCGGGGAGGCGTCGTACCCGACGCCGACCACGACGGCCACCATGTCATGCTCGGCCACGTGAGTATCGCCGTGCCAGAGTGAGCCGTTCGGGTAGTTGTTATTGACGGTGCGATAGACGTTGAAGCCTTGTCCGTCGGTGGCCTCAAGGTGAAGGGCATAGGTCTGTCCTTCGGTAACCGGCACACCGTTGAGTGGCCAGCAGACCGCAACCTCTTTGAATTCGCCTGAGAAGACCTCGCGCGAGACGGTTGCCGGACCGATCTGCGTGCCCGTCGGGCTGCCCTCTCGGATCGTGGCCCGGTATGTGAACTTCGGCCCCGGCGGGGAGCTCCCGCGGGTCAGGAACGCTGATGCCGCAACGATACGATTAATGCCTGCAGGCACGACGAAGGTTTGAGCCTGGTAGGTCGCCCAGCCGCCGGTGGGAAGCTCGCGATAGTCGCTGTTGGCACCTGGCGCCTCGACCCAACCGGTTGGGATGCAACCGCCGGTAAAGCCGCCGGCCTGATTGAGGCCGTCTACAAGATCGTAGTGATACACCGGCTTTTGCGGAAAAGCCCGCACGCGGGTGTCGTCCGAGACCTTCATCCACCACGTTATGTAGCTGTAGTAATCGGGCCAGGGTGGCTGTGTGTTCTGCCAGTTGAAGTTCGGACTCTGGTCCGTGGGTGTGCTCGGGTCGTAGATCCGGATGTCGTAGGCGCAGTTGTTGGGATCGAGCGGGTTAAGGCGATTCCATCCGGTGAAGTCGGTGGTACCGAAGATGGCCCATCCCGAGTTCGACAGGTTGGTCACGCCGATACCCGCCGCCTTGGTGCCGTTGTCGTTGAAACAGTGGTTTTCGATGGTCCGGTTGTTCGCGTTGAGCTGATTGCCGTACTGACGGTAATAGATGAGCTTCCATCTCGAGTCGGCCCTGACGAAGGTCGCGGGGAGGAGGAAGAAAATGGTCAAGACGGTCCGAAAGACAGCCATTGGCGGGCGAACAGCGTTGGACTCTGCCCCTGCCATGCACACACCCTCCTGGGTCACTTTACCGAATCCACGCCGCCACCGACTCGGTTGCCCATCGATCAGCCGAGCAGGTCCTGCCTGAGGTGAGACCTTTCTTGGTCATCGGCCGTCAACATCGGGCGAATCAACAGACGGTTTTCGCTTTCGTTCTTTCCTTCAACTTGTCGGCCGCCGAGGGTTACCGCACGGCCAATCGATTTCGGCATCTACCTTGCGGCGCTCCGCGATTACCCCCACAGTATAGCACAATCAGTTGCGGGGGACAGGGTGTGCACGTGACGGATGTTGCGGCCGCGGGACGTTCCCGCATTTGCTAATGGCAGGGATCGGATCGCCAATGAACAAGCCCGGCGCACGGATCTCGAAGCGATCCTCCAGACTTCGGAGGCCTGCCGATCGCTCGGCTGTAGGGTTGGTTCTCGGACTCATGGCGGGCACCAGTGGTGATGGGATCGACCTGGCTTGCGTCCGGATCGAGGGGGTTGGAGCCCGGATGCGGCCTCGGCTCTTGTGGCATCGGCACACCGGTTTTCCGCCCAGCCTGCGGCGAAGGCTGTTGGCGGTGATGGCCCCTGGCGAAACCACGACGCAGGAGATTGCCCATCTTCACGCCGACTTGGGTGAGGCGTTTGGCAAGGCTGCCGCATGGGCCATCGGTCTGGCTCGTGGCAGCGAGCGTCCCTCTTTGATCGGCCTGTCTGGCCAGACCGTCTGCCATCTACCGGGGCCGACGGGTCGGACCGTTACTCTTCAATTGGGTGAGCCGGCCAGGGTGGCAGCGCGGACCGGTTTGCCGGTGGTTGCCGAGTTCAGGCAATCGGACGTGGCAGCAGGGGGGCAGGGTGCTCCGTTGGTGCCGTGGACCGACTGGGCGCTCTTTCGCCATCACAGAATCTCGCGAGCGATACAGAACATCGGGGGGATCGCGAATGTAACTTGGCTGCCGGCCGGAGGGGATGCCTCTCGGGTTATCGCCTTCGATACCGGTCCGGGGAATATGGTCATTGACGCTGTGGTCCGCTGCATTACGGGCGGCCGAGAAACGATGGACCGCGGCGGGCGGCGGGCGGCAAAGGGAAGGGTTCTGGGCGACGTACTGGATCAGTGGTTGAGACATCCTTATTTTGAAATTAAACCTCCAAAAACCACTGGGCGCGAGGATTTTGGCAAGCCATTTATGACGCGAGAAATCAAGCATTTGGCCGCTGCCGGCTCCCGTCCTGACGACTGGGTAGCCACAGCCACGGCGCTGACCGCCCGCTCGATTGCCCAAGCCTATCGCCGGTTCCTGCCCGACGTGGCGACTTTATCGGCAAGGCGGCGGAAGATTCGCGGTGGCTCAGCACTGCCTGCCATGGAGGTGATCGTCTGCGGGGGAGGTGCCAGGAACCCAACGCTGATGCTCATGTTGCAGGCTGAGCTGCGGGGAGCGACTGTCCGGCGAATCGAGGAATTCGGGATTTCCGCGCAGGCGAAGGAGGCCGTGAGCTTTGCCATGTTGGCAAAGGCGTATATCGACGGCGTGCCGGGTAACCTGCCCCAGGTGACAGGCGCCCGCCGACCGGCGCTGCTCGGGCGCTTGGTATGGCCCTGAGGACAGGCCCCATAATGTCGCCCCGTACGAGCCGGCCAGTTCGTTAGCTAGGCCGTTTCAAGGGGGATCAGGCTTCGAGGCAGCCTCCCGGAAAGATGGACATTCCTGCCGTGCCAGCGTGGCTTCAGATGGGGCGCAGCCTGCGAACATCATCGCCATGCAGGTTTGGATAAATAGGGATAATGGGTATTCTGGGGCAAGGCAGGCATTGAAGCTGAGGCTAGGCTGATCAGCGCATAAGCTTTTTCAAGGCAAAGCCTTGCGATGTTGTTTCGAGAGCAAGGCCAAGTTGAACGAAAGCGAGAGAACAAGACCCGGCAGAGCGAAGCTCGCCGCGCATGAACGGGGGAATGTGTCGGGAGAATTTGCAGAGAATTTGCGCGAAAAGGTCTTGCAGTCTCCTGAGCGTTGGGTACAATTTGATGTCGACAGTGAGTGGCTCGTCCGGTGGCGGGCGGGAGAGGTGGAAGGGAAGAGGAGCGCAGAGCTCATCAAGGATTTCCCTGGACATCGATGACCGCGTTCGGTAGGATAGGCGGTGTGCGAAGCGTAGAAGCGGCAGGTTATGGCTTGGTCTG from Phycisphaerae bacterium carries:
- the ispH gene encoding 4-hydroxy-3-methylbut-2-enyl diphosphate reductase, whose protein sequence is MEVRLARKHGFCFGVEQAIELAEQTLRDNPPGRVAALGPVIHNPQVVRRLEQEGLNQSAHLDNLEAGTTVLIRSHGVGPEIYEMARQRGINLVDATCRLVKRAQTVVKQLHEEGYQVVMIGDANHPEVKGVIGYAPNVIVVEQEEDLANKIPPRARLGIVAQTTHAPEHVARMIGAIAALPFQELRVVNTLCLEVVRRQEAAVELAREVDVMFVLGGLTSANTCELARLCQGEGVRTYHLETWADFRPEMVAGCKVAGITAGASTPDDTITEFAENLRRYNPIKQPD
- a CDS encoding anhydro-N-acetylmuramic acid kinase, whose translation is MNKPGARISKRSSRLRRPADRSAVGLVLGLMAGTSGDGIDLACVRIEGVGARMRPRLLWHRHTGFPPSLRRRLLAVMAPGETTTQEIAHLHADLGEAFGKAAAWAIGLARGSERPSLIGLSGQTVCHLPGPTGRTVTLQLGEPARVAARTGLPVVAEFRQSDVAAGGQGAPLVPWTDWALFRHHRISRAIQNIGGIANVTWLPAGGDASRVIAFDTGPGNMVIDAVVRCITGGRETMDRGGRRAAKGRVLGDVLDQWLRHPYFEIKPPKTTGREDFGKPFMTREIKHLAAAGSRPDDWVATATALTARSIAQAYRRFLPDVATLSARRRKIRGGSALPAMEVIVCGGGARNPTLMLMLQAELRGATVRRIEEFGISAQAKEAVSFAMLAKAYIDGVPGNLPQVTGARRPALLGRLVWP